The DNA segment CGCAGAACGCTCCGGTGTGCCATGCTTCATCGCATGTAGCAGAGGCAATGTCGGCTTTCCTTCATTCAGGTCATCACCGGTATTTTTACCCAGTGTTTTCCCGTCTGCATCGTAATCCAAGAGATCGTCGATCAATTGGAATGCGGTGCCAAGATAGCGCCCATAGTCTTGCAAGGCGATTTCCTGTTCGTGCGTGGCTCCAGCAAGGATCGCCGAAGATTGCGCTGCCGCCTCAAATAAACGAGCCGTTTTGCTGTAGATAACGCGCATGTAGTTTTCTTCAGTGATGTTCGGATCGTTAACGTTCATCAACTGTAAAACTTCACCTTCAGCAATAACGTTAGTTGCCTCGGACATCAGCTCCAAAACGCGCAAAGACTGTAGGCTTGTCATCATCTGGAACGAACGGGTATAGATAAAATCACCAACTAAAACGCTGGCAGCATTACCGAAAGCCGCATTTGCCGTAGCTTTGCCACGTCGCATATCGGATTCATCGACCACATCGTCGTGCAGCAGCGTTGCGGTATGAATAAATTCAATTAACGCCGCGACGGTGATGTGTTTATCCCCTTCGTAATTTAATGCTCTAGCCGACAATACTGCGATCATCGGGCGAATCCGTTTACCTCCACCGCTGATAATGTAGTAGCCTAACTGGTTGATTAGACTAACTTCAGAGTTTAGTTGCTGAAGAATTGTTGCGTTTACATCCGCCATGTCCTGCGCGGTTAACTCAGTAATTTGTTCTAGGTTCATTGTATTAATTCAACTGTGTTTCCATTTTCCGCCAGGCGAAAGCCCGCATGCAGGCTGTCACAAGCCACCAACTATAGTATGATTGTACTTGAAAAACGTATTAGATAAACGGCGCGAAGAGAACTGTGTTTTTTTTCTTCTTTTCTCCTGATTCTACCCTTGTCTTCTGAATGATTTTTGCGTAGAATTCGCGCCCTATTGTGAATATTTATAGCGCGTATTGGGCAACGAACCATGCGTGCGGAAATGCGGAGTTTATATGTACGCGGTTTTCCAAAGTGGTGGTAAACAACACCGAGTAAGCGAAGGTCAGACTATTCGCCTGGAAAAGCTGGACATCGCAACTGGTGAAACTGTTGAGTTTGACCAGATCCTGATGGTCGCCAATGGCGAAGACATCAAGATTGGCGTTCCATTTGTTTCTGGTGGCAAAGTTAAGGCTGAAATCGTTGCTCACGGTCGTGGCGAGAAAGTAACTATCGTTAAGTTCCGTCGTCGTAAGCATCATCGTAAGCAGCAGGGTCACCGTCAGTGGTTCACTGATGTTAAGATCACTGGTATCAGCGCTTAATTCTAGGAGAGCAGATTAATGGCACATAAAAAGGCTGGCGGCTCGACTCGTAACGGTCGCGATTCAGAAGCTAAACGTCTGGGCGTAAAACGCTTTGGCGGCGAAGCAGTATTGGCAGGTAGCATCATCGTTCGTCAACGTGGTACTAAATTCCACGCTGGCAACAACGTAGGTTGCGGCCGTGACCACACTCTGTTTGCTTTGGCTGACGGTAAAGTCAAGTTCGAAGTTAAAGGCCCGAAAAACCGTAAGTTCATCAGCATCGTTGCTGAATAAGTTTTTCGCGTCTAAATAGATGTAAGGCCCCGCAATAATCTTGCGGGGCTTTTTTACGTTTAGGGCCAAATCAGGCCAAGGATGCTGAGTATGGAAAGCAATCAGAACGTCAAAGTGGGTATATGTCTAGCTCTCACTACGGCGGTTTTCTGGGGCGCGTTGCCAATCGCCATGAAGCAGGTTTTACAGGTAATGGAACCTTACACCATTGTCTGGTATCGCTTCTTGATCGCTTCAGTTGGATTGTTTTTCATTCTTTACTCACGTAAGCAACTGCCGCCGATGCGTGTTTTTAAGCATCGACGTTGGCTGGTTCTGCTCATTATTGCGACCTGCGGTTTACTGGGTAACTTCGTTCTGTTCAGCAGTTCGTTGCAGTATTTAAGTCCTACGGCATCACAGGTCATAGGCCAGCTATCTCCCGTTGGGATGATGTTCGCCAGTGTTCTGATTTTGAAAGAGAAAATGCGCATCACTCAGGTGATTGGCGCATGTATGTTGATTAGCGGGCTGCTGTTGTTTTTTAACGTCAGTCTGAAAGAAATATTTACCCAACTTACGGCTTATACGCTGGGCGTTATTCTCGGCGTTGGTGCTGCGACCGTTTGGGTAAGCTATGGTGTCGCTCAGAAAGTGCTGTTACGGCGATTAGCTTCACAACAGATCCTTTGGCTGTTGTACACTTTATGTGCGATATGTTTATTTCCGTTGGCGAAGCCGGCGGTTATTTTTCAGCTGGATGGCTGGCAGTTAGCCTGCCTCATATTTTGTGGTGCCAACACGTTGATTGGTTATGGCGCGCTAGCAGAAGCTATGGCGCGCTGGCAGGCAGCTCAGGTCAGTGCGGTGGTGACGTTAACCCCGCTGTTTACCCTGATGTTCTCTGACTTGTTAGCTTTGGTATGGCCAGATATGTTCCTTCCTCCTTCGTTAAATGCGGTGGGGTACATCGGAGCACTTGTGGTGGTAGCCGGAGCAATGTTTTCCGCGGTGGGTCACCGTTGGTGGCCGCGTCGGGCCGAACAAAACTAGCTAACAGCTTACACAGCTAGGTTGCTCAGCTTAAGCAGCCCGGTAAATGATTTACGGAGACAGTAAATGAAATTTGTAGATGAAGCAGCGATTCACATCGAAGCCGGTGATGGCGGCAATGGCTGCGTCAGCTTCCGTCGTGAAAAATATATTCCGCGTGGCGGCCCAGACGGCGGCGATGGCGGTGACGGCGGCGATGTTTATCTGCTGGCCGATGAAAACCTGAATACCCTGATTGACTATCGCTTTGAGAAGTCTTTCCGTGCAGAACGTGGTCAGAACGGCCAAAGCCGTGACTGTACTGGTAAGCGCGGTAATGATATTACGGTCAAAGTTCCAGTCGGAACGCGCGTTGTCGATTTAGATACCGGTGAAGTCCTTGGCGATATGACTCGTCACGGTCAGAAACTGATGGTCGGTAAAGGCGGTTGGCATGGACTGGGTAACACCCGTTTCAAATCATCCGTAAACCGTGCTCCACGTCAAAAGACGATGGGGACCAAAGGTGACAAGCGCGATCTGAAATTAGAACTGTTGTTGCTGGCCGATGTGGGCATGCTGGGCTTACCGAATGCGGGTAAATCCACGTTCATTCGCGCCGTTTCTGCGGCAAAACCGAAAGTCGCCGACTATCCATTTACCACGCTGGTTCCAAGCCTTGGCGTTGTGCGCATGGACCACGAAAAAAGCTTTGTGGTTGCGGATATCCCCGGTCTGATTGAAGGGGCTTCTGAAGGCGCTGGTTTGGGGATTCGATTCCTCAAGCATTTGGAACGTTGCCGCGTGCTGTTGCACCTGATTGACTTAGCACCTATCGATGAAAGCGATCCTATCGAGAACGCGAAAGTGATCATCAACGAGCTGGGCCAATACAGCGAAAAACTGTCCCAAAAGCCACGCTGGTTAGTTTTCAACAAGATCGACATCCTTGATCCTGAAGAAGCCAAACAACGCGCACAGGCGATTGCAGACGCTCTGGGCTGGGAAGACAAGCACTATCTGATTTCTGCGGCTAACCGTGAAGGCGTTAACGCGCTGTGCTGGGATGTTATGCACTTCCTGGATACACAGCCACGCGATGCTGAAGTGGAAGAAGAGAAAGAAAAAGCCAAGAAAGCCGAGTTCATGTGGGATGACTATCATCGCGAACAGTTGGAACAGGCTGAAGCCGACGAAGACTGGGATGATGATTGGGATGAAGATGACGACGAAGGCGTCGAAATCATTTATCAGAAGTAATCCTGCTTAGTCTGCTTGTTAAGTAAAAGGCTGCCAATGGCAGCCTTTTTCATGCACGAAATCTAATACTAGCGAGCTAGAATGTCATGGGGTAACCAGCAGTTCGCGATGAGCCCTGTGCCGGTTTCAACGTTTTTGAGCGTCAGTTTTCCTTGATGCAACTGAACGATTCTAATCACAATATTTAAGCCTAGCCCACTGCCGCCGTAGCGCTGATCCATACGACGAAATGCCTGTGTTAGCTCGCCAGCCTTAGATTCATCAATTCCACACCCCTGATCGATAACTTTGAGTTCAACGCCTTTTTCATTGCTGACCGTTTTGATTCGAATGGTCGAATGTTCAGGGCTGTAACGATGGGCGTTCTCAACAAGATTACGTAGCATCAAGCGTATCAGCACGGCGTCACCAAGAACCTGTGCAGGCTCTGGCGTGTCGATCTCTAAGGTTTGATGCCTTAATGCCAACATTTCGGTGAGTTCGCTCTTGAGCGGCGGAATGACATCTTGCGCCAGATCGATGGTTTGATAATGACCGCTGGCAAAATTTTGCCCCGCGCGTGACAGCATCAGTAACTGCTCAACGGTGTGCATGAGCTGGTCGATGCGAGTCACTAAAGCGCGAGCTTCAGGCACACCGCCTTGCTCTAGCAACTCTAGATGCAAACGAATACCGGCTAACGGTGTGCGTAACTCATGCGCCGCGTCAGCGGTAAATAAGCGTTCTTGCTGAATGGTATGGCTAAGGCGGGCAAATAGCTGATTCAACGTTCCGGTAACCGCCGCAATCTCTTGCATATTACTATCAATAATAATCGGCGTGAGATTGTCTGCAGAGCGTTTATCGAGTCTCCGCTGCAGCTTATTAAGCGGGCGGATTATCCAACTAATAGCAATAGCAGATAGAATTAACGTGAAAGACATCATTACCAGCGAGGGAACCAGCAGTGAAGCAATCGCCTCACGGATCTCTTTTTCCACATGTGAGTCACGTGCTTTGGCGCTGAGTGTTTCATTGACCAGAAAACCGATTTGCTCGCGGCTTTCATGCCAAAGCCAAAGTGCGCTTGCAAGTTGAGTGACCAGCAAAATCAGCGCCAGCATGATTAATAGACTGCGCCGCATGCTGATCATAATTGGCTTTCCAACCGATAGCCCACGCTGCGAACTGTTTTAATGCGTTCTTTACCCAGCTTACGGCGAAGATTGTGGATATGGACTTCTAGCGTGTTTGAACTTAGATCATCCTGCCAAGAATAAAGATCCTGCTGTAAGATCTCGCGATTGACCGTTTGGCCAGCGCGCATCATGAGGCGAGATAATAGAGCAAACTCTTTAGGGGTGAGCTCAATTTGCTGACCTTCGAAAGTCACCTGCTGGGTTGAAAGGTTGAGAATAATGTTCTCAACCTGCAACAGATTATCGCTATGGCCCTGAAAACGACGAATTAATGCGCGAACACGGGCCTGTAGCTCAACCAGAGCGAAAGGTTTTACCAAATAATCATCAGCGCCGGCGTCTAAACCACCAACGCGATCTTCAATAGCATCGCGAGCGGTGAGTATGAGAACCGGTACATCTACGCCGCTGCGTCGCCATTGGCGGAGCAGTGACGCACCGTCTTGATCGGGCAATCCAAGATCAAGAATGATTAAGCTATATTGTCCAACTTGTACCAAACTTTTAGCTTGCGCCGCTGTAGCGGCACAATCACAGGCGTAACTTTCGTTAGCGAGGGCTTTTGCAAGCCCCTGCTGGATAAGTTCGTCATCTTCAACAATCAGTATTTTCATAGCACTTAGCTTCAAATAGCCTGTTATTTAGATATCACTAATTGTTTTGGTATATATCCCGATAGAGTCGACTTTCAAAGCGAACCAGCGGTGCACGGCGGATTTTTTGATCCTGTGGTGGAACAGCATAACCCGAAAGATATTGGACGAATGCCATTCGCTGACCGCTTGCCGTCGTAATAAAGCCAGCTAAATTATATACCCCTTGCAGAGAGCCGGTTTTCGCTGAGACTTTCCCATCGACCCCTGCTTCATGAAGACCGCCGCGGTACTGTAAGGTTCCGTCGTGGCCGGCCAAAGGCAACATTGAGATAATGTTTAGCTGCTGATCGTTTTGCGCAATATATTGCAGAACTTGCATCATGGTCGCGGGTGAAATCAGATTGTGACGAGACAAACCAGAGCCATCGACCAAAATTGTATTGCCCAAGTTGATCCCCGCTTTCTGACGCAGGATCTGCCGTACAGAGTCAGCGCCTGCTCGCCATGTGCCTGGAACGCCTAAGCGTTCATGACCGATAGTACGGAATACGGTATCGGCAATCATGTTGTCAGATTTTTTCAGCATCGTATGCAGCAAGCTGCTCAGCGGGGCTGATTGGGTCTGAGCCAAAATAGTCGCAGCAGCGTTAGGCGTTGTTTGACGGCGCAGGTTGCCATCGATTTGGATTTCAGACTGACGAAGCTCATCTTTCACAATAGCACCGGCGTAGCTTGCGCCATCTTGAACCGCAAACGCCAGCGGTAGTGGCTCAGAACGCTGAGTC comes from the Hafnia alvei genome and includes:
- the ispB gene encoding octaprenyl diphosphate synthase, whose protein sequence is MNLEQITELTAQDMADVNATILQQLNSEVSLINQLGYYIISGGGKRIRPMIAVLSARALNYEGDKHITVAALIEFIHTATLLHDDVVDESDMRRGKATANAAFGNAASVLVGDFIYTRSFQMMTSLQSLRVLELMSEATNVIAEGEVLQLMNVNDPNITEENYMRVIYSKTARLFEAAAQSSAILAGATHEQEIALQDYGRYLGTAFQLIDDLLDYDADGKTLGKNTGDDLNEGKPTLPLLHAMKHGTPERSAMIRKAIEEGNGRHLLEPVLETMHEVGSLTYTRQRAEEEADKAILALQALPESSYKEALIGLANMAVDRKF
- the rplU gene encoding 50S ribosomal protein L21, with amino-acid sequence MYAVFQSGGKQHRVSEGQTIRLEKLDIATGETVEFDQILMVANGEDIKIGVPFVSGGKVKAEIVAHGRGEKVTIVKFRRRKHHRKQQGHRQWFTDVKITGISA
- the rpmA gene encoding 50S ribosomal protein L27, with the protein product MAHKKAGGSTRNGRDSEAKRLGVKRFGGEAVLAGSIIVRQRGTKFHAGNNVGCGRDHTLFALADGKVKFEVKGPKNRKFISIVAE
- a CDS encoding DMT family transporter — protein: MESNQNVKVGICLALTTAVFWGALPIAMKQVLQVMEPYTIVWYRFLIASVGLFFILYSRKQLPPMRVFKHRRWLVLLIIATCGLLGNFVLFSSSLQYLSPTASQVIGQLSPVGMMFASVLILKEKMRITQVIGACMLISGLLLFFNVSLKEIFTQLTAYTLGVILGVGAATVWVSYGVAQKVLLRRLASQQILWLLYTLCAICLFPLAKPAVIFQLDGWQLACLIFCGANTLIGYGALAEAMARWQAAQVSAVVTLTPLFTLMFSDLLALVWPDMFLPPSLNAVGYIGALVVVAGAMFSAVGHRWWPRRAEQN
- the cgtA gene encoding Obg family GTPase CgtA → MKFVDEAAIHIEAGDGGNGCVSFRREKYIPRGGPDGGDGGDGGDVYLLADENLNTLIDYRFEKSFRAERGQNGQSRDCTGKRGNDITVKVPVGTRVVDLDTGEVLGDMTRHGQKLMVGKGGWHGLGNTRFKSSVNRAPRQKTMGTKGDKRDLKLELLLLADVGMLGLPNAGKSTFIRAVSAAKPKVADYPFTTLVPSLGVVRMDHEKSFVVADIPGLIEGASEGAGLGIRFLKHLERCRVLLHLIDLAPIDESDPIENAKVIINELGQYSEKLSQKPRWLVFNKIDILDPEEAKQRAQAIADALGWEDKHYLISAANREGVNALCWDVMHFLDTQPRDAEVEEEKEKAKKAEFMWDDYHREQLEQAEADEDWDDDWDEDDDEGVEIIYQK
- the pmrB gene encoding two-component system sensor histidine kinase PmrB, with translation MISMRRSLLIMLALILLVTQLASALWLWHESREQIGFLVNETLSAKARDSHVEKEIREAIASLLVPSLVMMSFTLILSAIAISWIIRPLNKLQRRLDKRSADNLTPIIIDSNMQEIAAVTGTLNQLFARLSHTIQQERLFTADAAHELRTPLAGIRLHLELLEQGGVPEARALVTRIDQLMHTVEQLLMLSRAGQNFASGHYQTIDLAQDVIPPLKSELTEMLALRHQTLEIDTPEPAQVLGDAVLIRLMLRNLVENAHRYSPEHSTIRIKTVSNEKGVELKVIDQGCGIDESKAGELTQAFRRMDQRYGGSGLGLNIVIRIVQLHQGKLTLKNVETGTGLIANCWLPHDILAR
- the pmrA gene encoding two-component system response regulator PmrA encodes the protein MKILIVEDDELIQQGLAKALANESYACDCAATAAQAKSLVQVGQYSLIILDLGLPDQDGASLLRQWRRSGVDVPVLILTARDAIEDRVGGLDAGADDYLVKPFALVELQARVRALIRRFQGHSDNLLQVENIILNLSTQQVTFEGQQIELTPKEFALLSRLMMRAGQTVNREILQQDLYSWQDDLSSNTLEVHIHNLRRKLGKERIKTVRSVGYRLESQL
- the dacB gene encoding serine-type D-Ala-D-Ala carboxypeptidase, with the translated sequence MQFSRIISGLACALAFSTQAAPVQDYTQYLPDGANLALLVQKIGSPTPAIDFHGQQMALPASTQKVITALAALLQLGPDYRFSTTMETRGSISDGKLKGDLIVRFGGDPTLRRQHIRNMVTALKKQGINEITGDILIDTSVFASHDKAPGWPWNDMTQCFSAPPAAAIVDRNCFSISLYSAPKAGDTAFIRVASYYPVHMFSEVRTLAKGSPDAQYCELDVVPGELNRFTVTGCLTQRSEPLPLAFAVQDGASYAGAIVKDELRQSEIQIDGNLRRQTTPNAAATILAQTQSAPLSSLLHTMLKKSDNMIADTVFRTIGHERLGVPGTWRAGADSVRQILRQKAGINLGNTILVDGSGLSRHNLISPATMMQVLQYIAQNDQQLNIISMLPLAGHDGTLQYRGGLHEAGVDGKVSAKTGSLQGVYNLAGFITTASGQRMAFVQYLSGYAVPPQDQKIRRAPLVRFESRLYRDIYQNN